The sequence below is a genomic window from Clostridium putrefaciens.
TTTAATAATATAGCTGCTGGAGGTGTTTTAAGTATAAAACTGAAAGATCTATCTTGATAAACAGTAATTACAACTGGTATTATCATTCCTGCTTGATTAGCTGTTTTAGCATTAAATTCTTTACAGAATCCCATTATGTTTACACCGTGTTGTCCTAATGCCGGTCCAACTGGTGGTGCTGGTGTTGCCTTTCCTGCTGCAAGCTGAAGTTTTATCATTCCTGTTACTTTTTTAGCCATGAGTTATTCCTCCTATACTGTGGTTATACCGGACTTTTAAAGCCCTCCCACTTAATTAAGACCTATTTAAAATTTAGTCTAACTTTTCTACTTGATTAAAGTCCAGTTCTGCTAGTGTTTCTCTTCCGAACAT
It includes:
- the rplK gene encoding 50S ribosomal protein L11, with the protein product MAKKVTGMIKLQLAAGKATPAPPVGPALGQHGVNIMGFCKEFNAKTANQAGMIIPVVITVYQDRSFSFILKTPPAAILLKKAAGLESGSGVPNNTKVGTVTSEQVKQIAETKMPDLNAASLETAISMIEGTARSMGIVVEG